The Saprospiraceae bacterium genome includes the window TGAAAGCGACGTAGTCATGCTGATTGATTTGGGTGAATATGGTGTCGAGGTGCATATAGGATCGGTCATCCGGAATTTTGACCTGCACGACATTTTTTACAACTTTTTTTTCAAACAGGTAGTTTTTCAAGGATTCAATGCCATGCGAAGTACTGCGTTCACTTTCTCCAATTAATAAATAATCAGGGTGTAGAATCATCATGTCTCCGCCTTCAATAGAGACCATCTGGCCTCTTTTAGAAGGGGGAAACAGGTCTACATTATTGAGATTGATAATCCGTCCTTCTTTCCTTAGTTTTCCAAAAATGGGATGTGCCCATATGATAAATCGGATAATGAAATTCTCTCTAAAACGCGCTTCTTTGGAGGCTTTGGTAATGATAATATGGTCATTAACCGTGACGGCAATATCCCTGGTGAAGATGAAATTGGGGATAGGATCAAACAAGAAATGATCCTCCTGCGGATAATAGCCGGTTATCAGGACCTTTGACAATTCCGCATTGGATAATTGCTGCAGGACGACTTTGAAACTGGAGGGTAGTTCTTCATAATCCACTACTTTTTCCACCATTTCTTGTTTGCTGGATTCATCGGCAGCCAAGGCTTCCTGGAGTAATTGCTGAACTTCCAGGACATTCTCCGCTCCTAAAAAGGACCTGAGGATGGCCGTGAAAACATCGTGCTCCTCCTGCATCTTGGGTAGATGGACAATGTCGTCAAAGAGCAATTCTTCTGCTCGTTTGGGGGTGATTCTTGCAATGCCTTCATCAGGACGATGCACCATTACACGTTTAAGAACGCCTATTTCAGACGAAACATTTACTTGATTGGTCATATTGGTTAGAGCTTAGTAATGGACAAAGAATAAGTTCCGTATTTTGAAATAGAGATTTTGGTGTCAGGCGAGGCATTTTTTGAAGGCATAGCAGCGCTACGGCTGAAAAAAATAACGAAGCATGACGCCGAAAGATCATAAGCAAAATCGAGAAGTTATTTTTTGATCATTACTTAATCACTTTTTCTATTTCGTAAATAGAATTTATCTTACCAGCAAATATGCAATAAAATCGTGGATTCTCGTTAAGAATAACAATTTCTGTTGGTCGTCCGTCATCGATATAATTGGCTTTTAACTTAGACTTAATGGTAAACATGGAACTGAGGTAAAAAAGCTGGACTTCCGGTTTTAGATACAGCTGAATCTGTCGCATCATTTTCTGATAATTAGAAACGGGCCGATAGGCGCAAAGATTGCAATTGGCCGGAAAATCGGGCTGACAGTCAGGGTTTAGGTCCTGGCAGTCAAAGGTGGGGTGGGTGGCATGAGACACCTTATGATGGGTGTAGGCGACGGAGGAAAGCGACAATAAGCCCGAAAGGCCATATGGCATAATGGAGCCAAATTGACCGTCCATGATGGTCAAACCCATATCGTGTAGTTGCGGGGAGCTGACAAATGCCATCTCCGCGATCTCATGCATGAGGGGAATATTGGGTAATTCAAATCGGTTGTTGACCCCATTGCTATTGGCATAGGTGGCATTGATAACCTGGGTGGCATGGATGGTAGCGCTTGTTTCATTAGATAGGTCTGTCAATAATATTTCCCAGCAGCCATTGGTGGCAAGGGCCTTTTCCAGCCGAAAGAAGCATTTGACATCGATCAGTGGCTGGTCCTTGACCTGTTGGCGGTAATAATGAGCCATTAAGATGGGATCAAAAGTGAATTCTTCGCTTAAAAAAAGCCCCTCAATGCGATCGAAAGAAAAGAACGGATGTTGGTGTATCTTCTTGCAAGTCAATTGAATAAAAGCGCAAAATCGTTCAAATTGTGAACCGTCGGTGAAAGAAGCATAACGATCAATCGCATAATATTTTTCGAAAGATTGGTGAATAAACGCCTGGTGTTCTTTGGTAAACCGGGCTTTGTTGTCATCCGACATCAGGGCCGTGGCTATACTCCGAGGGTAATGATAGCCACTGTGGAGGCGAGCCTGATTAACGACCGAAGCCTTGGTCATCAGCTGCCGCTCCTTTTCTATAATAAGCACCCTTAACCCTTTTTTTGCCAGGTACAAGGCCGCATAAACGCCAAAAATGCCACCTCCAATAATCGCAAAATCATATTGGATCATTGTTTTAGGCATTGGACTTCCATTTGAGCAGATGATCAAATAAAGGACGGTGATAACCCTGTCGCAATTCGCCATAAAAGGTTATACTTTGCGCCAATTGTGATAGGGTAGAAGGACCAATCAGCATCGCTTTTATCTCGGGACTATAAAAGGAAAAAACCATACTGCATTGATGGAAATGTTCAATAGGTTTCCGTTTCGATCCCTGGTTGTAAAGCGCCAGCATTTGCTGAATTTGGCCCAAATAAGGCTGGTGTTTTTCGGCCTCCACTCCCCTGACCAGGGTCGCGCTAAGTGCATGGTAGTCCTCAGCTTGGAATTTAAGGCCTCCCGCATTCATTCCATAGGTCAAAAAACGGCGTTTTCCGTGGAAATCCACATATCGGGAATAATCTGAATACAGTAAATTGTGTTTGATTTGGATATCGAAATCAAAGGAAAAAGCCGTATTGATTTGGGCATACAGGTGCGGGTACTTAATGCCGCTCAGCCCGAGTTGCAGTCCTAGGTCCTGCGCCGCTTGCATGGCTTCCAGGGTTTGGCTTATGGCCGTGGGGTCTTCTCGGTTGTCCCAATGGATCATCCATTGCCGCAATTGACTGCCAAAAAGAAAGCGGTATTCCTGTAGCATGATGTGCATGAAGCTAGGCGTGAGATTATTCGTTGGTGTATGTAAATTATTAACACTGCCAATCTTCATGAGGATGCTCAAATCATCAATACCATTACTTTTTATCCATGCCAGTAAAATTTTTTCTGCCCCTCTGAAATCAGCCGGATTTTTATTAATAGGATAATTGGTTGCACAATCAATCCACCGAAAACCCGCTTCATAATAGGCGTCGAGCAATTGAAAGGCCCGAGGGGCATCAATGGTCCAGGCCCAAAAGGCCGTACCGAGGATTAGCGTAGGATTTGTCACGATGAAAGCTGCTGTTTTTTCTTTTTGATGTTGCGCATGGCCTGTATATAACGTTTAGCTAAAGGTAAAATTTCAACCTTGCTGCTACTGGCATCATCCGTCCATTTGACGGGCAACTCATAAATCTTTAATTTTTTCCATTCACTAGTGATCAATAATTCGGTTGAAAAAAACCAGCCATCGTTTTGAGCGCCAGCGGCGAACAAAGTAGGGTAAATATTTCGTTTGAGGAACTTGAATCCACACATTCCATCCGAAAAATGGGTACCTAAATACATCTTTAACAACCAATTAAAGCCCCTGGATGCAATTTCTCTTTTTAGGCTACGGCCGATAACTGTAGCTTGGGGATGCAACCTGGAACCATAAACAAGGTCATACTGCCGGAGGGCAATAGCCTGATAAACCTCCAAAAAATGAGGCAGGTCCGTGGCCAAATCTAGGTCCATATAGCCAACAATATCTGCCTCAGATTGACTCCAGGAAGTCTTTAACGCCAGACCAACGCCACGCTGTGGTACCTGTAAATACTGGATGTTCGGGAATTGCCGGGCCAGCTGCTTTCCGAGTTGGGGTGTTTGGTCCTCAGAGCCATTATCTGCAATGACAATACGCCATTGACCGGGGGTCGGAAAATTAGATTTTAAGAAGTCGTGTAAAATGCCTACATTTTCGGCTAAAGAAGCTTCTTCATTCAGAACGGGTATCGTGACATCAAAAGTCATATGCAATCACTTAATTTATGGTTGGACAATTAAGGGTTTTTTTCTTACTTTGTAGAAGAATCAGGCATATTAATCTAGAAGCTGCAACTAATTGACCTTAATTTGTATTCAATTTTATTAATTGCAGGGTATTTGCCAAAATGTTGAAAGGTTTATGCTAAAAAATTTAAAATCCCTTTTCATTGTAGAAGAAGAGGGAGCTGTAAAAAAAACAAAGGCTAAAGCAGTAGCCGAAGAAGCCGTTTCGAATGAGGAAGCGATAGTAGTACCCCAAGAAAAGGTATCTTCCCCCAAGGTCCCATCTTCTGGTAACGTTTCTTCGCAATTCATTAATATCCTCTTCAAAGCGATGGAAAACAACAATCTCGATGGCTTTGATTACCTGGAGTTTAAGCAGTCACTCAAATCCTTGGAAAAAATGCCAATGGATGAGTCGACTCGCTACCAATCGGCTTATGCTATGGCCCAAACCATGGGGGCCACCCCCGAAAAACTCCTACAAACAGCGCAACATTACTTGCAGGTTTTGAGTAATGAAGAGAAGAAGTTTGAGGAAGCCATGATCGCGCAAAAGCAGAAACAAATTGGCAGCAAGGAGTCGGAGATAAAAAAGTTGGAGGAAATTGTAACGCACAAGGTGGCTCAAATCAAGCAACTGACCAAAGAGATTGAAGATCATCAAGTGACCGCAAATGCTTTGAAAGAGGAAATTGGAGAGGCTAGTGTCAAAGTAGAAAGCACTAAAAATGATTTTGTTGCCTCTTATGTCGCTCTGGTTGATCAGATCAAGAACGATGTCGAGAACATGAAAAAATTCCTAAAATAAATTTGTAATATAATTAACCATAAGATTATAAATGGATAATCAACAATTAAAGCCCAAGTCATTTTGGCAACGTCCAGAAGGGGTGACGGGCATGATTTTTTTGGCAGCAGCCGTTATTGGCGGTGGGGTTTTATTAACCAGTGCATTGCCAGCGCTAATTGCATTGGCCCAAAACACGCTTTACCTGGCAGGTATGTTAGCTGTTTTAGGTGTCCTCGTTTACATGGTCCTGGACCCCAAAATGCGCAACCTGGTCTGGTACATGTACAAGAGTGTGATGCGCTGGATAACGGGCATTTTTGTGCAAATTGATCCCATCGGTATCCTGAAATCCTATGTGGATGAACTCAAGAATAATCTTCGGAAGATGAATAAGCAAATCAGCCAATTGCGTGGCCAAATGCATAAGCTGAATGAGGTTATCCACAACAATAAGAAAGATATACAAGCCAATCTGAGCTTGGCTAGCAAGGCCAAGTCCAGCAATAAAGAGGCCATCATGATCCTCAAATCCCGCAAAGCGGGACGTTTGAAGGAATCAAATATTCGCCTGGAGGATTTGTATAAAAAAATGGAAATCTTGTACCGGGTCCTGACCAAGATGTACGAGAATTCGCAAATCCTCATGGAAGATATCAAAGACCAGGTGGAGGTGAAGGAACAGGAGCGCAAGGCGATTCATGCTAGTCACAACGCCATGAAGTCGGCTGCCAGTGTAATTTCTGGTGACCCTGACCAACGAGCTATGTTTGATATGGCCATGGAAGCGGTGACGGATGATGTAGCGCAGAAAGTGGGCGAGATGGAACGATTTATGGAAATGTCCTCCAGTTTTATGGATTCAGTGGACCTCCAAAATGGTATTTTTGAAGAAGATGGCTTGAAAATGTTAGAAAAATGGGAAAAAGAAGGTGTTTCTCTGATCCTCGGAGAAGAAAAACAAAGTCTGCTGACCCAGGCCAATGACGACATGGATGTGCTTGATCTGGACTCCCCAGTCAAGGAGCCCATTCGCCAGAGCGGCCACCGCAATCAATACGATAACTTTTTTGAATAACATAGCCTTTTACTAGGTTACCAAACCTACAACAAAACCAAGATCATGGCAAAGAGACTCACAACCTTTTCTAAATTATTAATAGTTGTTATCGTTGTTGGCGCTGCTTTCTTTGGGTTTAATTACCTGCAAAAAAGTGGCATGCTCGACGGCGTTTCTAGTGATTCTAGCGATACCGGAACGAATAAAAAGGAAGAAACGAGTAAAAAATCAGCTTTTCGTGATGACGACGATATCATTAAAATCGGCATTGTTACCTGGGGCGGATATGCCGGTGGGCAATACTTCAACGAAGGCTTCAAGGCCAGCACAGAATCCCGGTTTTACCAGGATTATGGCCTCAAAGTAGAATTTGTGTTGAATGACGATGTGGATGCCTCTTTGAATGCCTGGAAAAGTGGTGATATTGACCTGCACTGGTACACCATTGATGCCTTTCCAACGATTCTGGAAGGTTTAAAGGACTTTGACCCTGTCGTATTGTGGCAAGCGGATTGGTCCAGAGGTGGGGATGCAGTGGTCGTTCGACGTGGACTAAACAGCGTGGGTGACCTGAAAGGGAAATCCATTGCGGTGGCAGAATTAACACCTTCTCATTCTTTTCTACTATGGTTACTGAATGCTGGCGGTCTTTCCATTAACGATGTGAATATCAAACCACAGGCATCGGCTATTGATGCGGCGGCGGCTTTCAAAAGCCAGCAAGTAGATGCTGCTGTTGTTTGGAGTCCGGATGATGAACAATGTATCCGTGCAGTGGCAGGCGCAAAGGTCCTGGAAAGCACCCGTTCTGCTTCTAATATCATTGCTGACATATTTTTTGCGAAACGTGAATTTGTTGAACAAAATCGCGATAAGCTCCAAAAACTCTATCAAGGCTGGATGATCGGCGCGGCTGAAATCAACTCCAATCCACAGGCCAAGGCCAAAGCTGCTGATATTTTGGCAGAAGGTTTGGGTATTCCACGATCAGATGCCGAGGGGGCTATTAATAATGTTCGTTTGGTAACCCATGGTGATAACGTCAACTTCTTTGGCCTGAATCCAGAGTATAAAGGCGTAACAGGAGAGGCCTTGTATGCCCGGATGACAAATGAATACCAGGCCTTGGGTTTTGCTAAGGACGCAGCCAACTGGC containing:
- a CDS encoding phosphate ABC transporter substrate-binding/OmpA family protein translates to MAKRLTTFSKLLIVVIVVGAAFFGFNYLQKSGMLDGVSSDSSDTGTNKKEETSKKSAFRDDDDIIKIGIVTWGGYAGGQYFNEGFKASTESRFYQDYGLKVEFVLNDDVDASLNAWKSGDIDLHWYTIDAFPTILEGLKDFDPVVLWQADWSRGGDAVVVRRGLNSVGDLKGKSIAVAELTPSHSFLLWLLNAGGLSINDVNIKPQASAIDAAAAFKSQQVDAAVVWSPDDEQCIRAVAGAKVLESTRSASNIIADIFFAKREFVEQNRDKLQKLYQGWMIGAAEINSNPQAKAKAADILAEGLGIPRSDAEGAINNVRLVTHGDNVNFFGLNPEYKGVTGEALYARMTNEYQALGFAKDAANWRRVAYAGAVQGTSIGGNIHNAEGAKDFTKVTAEEGAEKEAIATKGLSISFRTGEYILDENAKYIIDKEFVDIAKAFGNARIRIEGNTDNVGSEASNIALSKRRAQSVADYLAKEHGMSPNRFIVVGNGPNNPVADNSTADGKAKNRRTDFELIRE
- a CDS encoding FAD-dependent oxidoreductase translates to MPKTMIQYDFAIIGGGIFGVYAALYLAKKGLRVLIIEKERQLMTKASVVNQARLHSGYHYPRSIATALMSDDNKARFTKEHQAFIHQSFEKYYAIDRYASFTDGSQFERFCAFIQLTCKKIHQHPFFSFDRIEGLFLSEEFTFDPILMAHYYRQQVKDQPLIDVKCFFRLEKALATNGCWEILLTDLSNETSATIHATQVINATYANSNGVNNRFELPNIPLMHEIAEMAFVSSPQLHDMGLTIMDGQFGSIMPYGLSGLLSLSSVAYTHHKVSHATHPTFDCQDLNPDCQPDFPANCNLCAYRPVSNYQKMMRQIQLYLKPEVQLFYLSSMFTIKSKLKANYIDDGRPTEIVILNENPRFYCIFAGKINSIYEIEKVIK
- a CDS encoding arginine deiminase family protein, whose translation is MTNQVNVSSEIGVLKRVMVHRPDEGIARITPKRAEELLFDDIVHLPKMQEEHDVFTAILRSFLGAENVLEVQQLLQEALAADESSKQEMVEKVVDYEELPSSFKVVLQQLSNAELSKVLITGYYPQEDHFLFDPIPNFIFTRDIAVTVNDHIIITKASKEARFRENFIIRFIIWAHPIFGKLRKEGRIINLNNVDLFPPSKRGQMVSIEGGDMMILHPDYLLIGESERSTSHGIESLKNYLFEKKVVKNVVQVKIPDDRSYMHLDTIFTQINQHDYVAFKPIIIDGLSSYVKVYNADGKQSHYPSVREFIEAEISPNARFILSGKGETPYQEREQWTDGCNLVALKPGVAITYDRNPKTEIAFREAGYRVVYAPDLLEAFDDGIILPEEVKNTIITLPSSELSRARGGSHCMTCPIERAV
- a CDS encoding aldo/keto reductase produces the protein MTNPTLILGTAFWAWTIDAPRAFQLLDAYYEAGFRWIDCATNYPINKNPADFRGAEKILLAWIKSNGIDDLSILMKIGSVNNLHTPTNNLTPSFMHIMLQEYRFLFGSQLRQWMIHWDNREDPTAISQTLEAMQAAQDLGLQLGLSGIKYPHLYAQINTAFSFDFDIQIKHNLLYSDYSRYVDFHGKRRFLTYGMNAGGLKFQAEDYHALSATLVRGVEAEKHQPYLGQIQQMLALYNQGSKRKPIEHFHQCSMVFSFYSPEIKAMLIGPSTLSQLAQSITFYGELRQGYHRPLFDHLLKWKSNA
- a CDS encoding glycosyltransferase gives rise to the protein MTFDVTIPVLNEEASLAENVGILHDFLKSNFPTPGQWRIVIADNGSEDQTPQLGKQLARQFPNIQYLQVPQRGVGLALKTSWSQSEADIVGYMDLDLATDLPHFLEVYQAIALRQYDLVYGSRLHPQATVIGRSLKREIASRGFNWLLKMYLGTHFSDGMCGFKFLKRNIYPTLFAAGAQNDGWFFSTELLITSEWKKLKIYELPVKWTDDASSSKVEILPLAKRYIQAMRNIKKKKQQLSS